The Marinobacter sp. ANT_B65 genome has a segment encoding these proteins:
- the metK gene encoding methionine adenosyltransferase produces MSDYNIFTSESVSEGHPDKLADQISDAVLDSILMEDPHARVACETMVKTGVAIVGGEITTSAWVDLEDLVRGVIKDIGYTSSDVGFDGDTCGIINIIGKQSVDIAQGVDRQKPEDQGAGDQGLMFGYASNETEVLMPAPITFAHRLVERQAEARKNGVLPWLRPDAKSQVTCRYENGKVVGIDAVVLSTQHDPDVSQADLKEAIMELVVKNVLPAELLHKGTQFHINPTGKFVIGGPVGDCGLTGRKIIVDTYGGMARHGGGAFSGKDPSKVDRSAAYAGRYVAKNIVAAGLADKCEIQVSYAIGVAQPTSISVNTFGTGKIGDDKIIELVRQHFDLRPYAITNMLDLLHPMYRATAAYGHFGREPHEMTVGGKTFTAFPWEKTDRAAALKDAAGI; encoded by the coding sequence ATGTCCGACTACAACATTTTCACCTCCGAATCGGTCTCCGAGGGCCATCCGGACAAACTGGCCGACCAGATCTCCGACGCAGTTCTGGATTCCATCCTCATGGAAGACCCGCACGCCCGCGTGGCTTGCGAAACCATGGTAAAAACCGGTGTAGCCATTGTTGGTGGTGAAATCACTACCAGCGCATGGGTAGATCTGGAAGACCTGGTTCGCGGTGTAATCAAGGACATTGGCTATACCTCTTCAGACGTCGGCTTCGACGGCGACACCTGCGGCATTATCAATATCATCGGCAAACAGTCCGTGGATATTGCCCAGGGCGTTGATCGCCAGAAGCCGGAAGACCAGGGTGCCGGCGACCAGGGCCTGATGTTCGGCTACGCCAGCAACGAAACCGAAGTGCTGATGCCTGCACCGATCACCTTCGCCCACCGTCTGGTAGAGCGCCAGGCAGAAGCCCGTAAAAACGGTGTGCTGCCGTGGCTGCGGCCGGATGCGAAAAGCCAGGTAACCTGCCGCTATGAAAACGGCAAGGTTGTAGGTATCGACGCGGTTGTGCTCTCAACCCAGCACGACCCCGATGTCAGCCAGGCTGATCTGAAAGAAGCCATTATGGAACTGGTTGTGAAAAACGTGCTGCCTGCAGAGCTTCTGCACAAGGGCACTCAGTTCCACATCAACCCCACGGGCAAGTTTGTTATCGGCGGCCCGGTTGGTGACTGCGGTCTTACTGGCCGCAAGATCATCGTCGACACCTACGGCGGCATGGCCCGTCACGGCGGCGGTGCTTTCTCGGGCAAAGACCCCTCGAAGGTTGACCGCTCGGCTGCCTACGCTGGCCGTTACGTGGCCAAGAATATCGTCGCTGCTGGCCTGGCTGACAAGTGCGAGATTCAGGTTTCCTACGCCATCGGCGTGGCACAACCAACATCTATTTCCGTAAACACCTTCGGTACCGGGAAAATTGGCGACGACAAGATCATTGAACTGGTCCGCCAGCACTTTGACCTGCGTCCTTACGCAATTACCAACATGCTCGACCTGCTGCACCCCATGTACCGGGCGACAGCAGCCTATGGCCACTTCGGTCGCGAGCCACATGAGATGACCGTAGGCGGTAAGACTTTCACGGCTTTCCCGTGGGAAAAAACCGACCGCGCAGCAGCTCTGAAAGACGCTGCAGGTATCTGA
- a CDS encoding type I glyceraldehyde-3-phosphate dehydrogenase, with amino-acid sequence MTAPAPFRIAINGYGRIGQCVLRALYENGFRDHLQVVAINELSDIDTIAHLTRYDSTHGRFSGSIAVQGQDLIINGDPIRVLSQSDPAELPWNELDIDLVLECSGSYSDRATAERHLQAGAKRLLFSQPAESDVDRTVVYGINETEITEADRIVAAGSCTTNCLVPVICVLDKAFGVEQGSTTTIHAAMNDQPVIDAYHQQDLRLTRSALHNIVPVDTGLARGVERLLPHMEGRFSSVALRVPTMNVSAIDMVFNVRETTDVAAVNRVLKEAANGPLKGILGYTDELLASSDFNHDAHSGVVDGGQTRVTRGNMVKLLVWFDNEWGFANRMLDVSQSWLGKTAEVQE; translated from the coding sequence ATGACAGCACCTGCGCCCTTTCGCATTGCGATCAACGGGTATGGCCGGATTGGCCAGTGCGTGTTGCGTGCTCTGTACGAAAACGGTTTTCGCGATCACCTCCAGGTGGTCGCGATTAACGAGCTTTCCGATATAGACACGATTGCACACCTGACCCGCTACGACTCTACCCATGGCCGGTTCTCCGGAAGCATCGCAGTGCAGGGGCAGGATCTGATCATCAACGGTGATCCCATTCGCGTGCTCAGCCAATCAGACCCGGCGGAGTTGCCGTGGAATGAACTGGACATTGATCTGGTACTTGAATGCTCCGGCTCCTACTCCGACCGGGCCACGGCTGAGCGACACCTTCAGGCGGGGGCAAAACGACTGCTGTTTTCCCAGCCTGCTGAATCGGATGTGGATCGCACGGTGGTATACGGCATCAACGAGACAGAAATCACAGAAGCCGATCGCATAGTGGCTGCAGGTTCCTGCACCACCAACTGCCTGGTGCCGGTGATCTGTGTGCTCGATAAAGCCTTTGGTGTGGAGCAGGGCAGTACCACCACCATTCACGCCGCCATGAATGACCAGCCAGTCATAGACGCCTACCATCAGCAGGACCTGCGCCTCACCCGCAGTGCGCTCCACAACATAGTCCCGGTAGATACAGGGTTGGCGCGCGGTGTTGAGCGACTGCTTCCGCACATGGAAGGGCGCTTCAGCTCCGTGGCTTTGCGCGTACCCACCATGAACGTGTCCGCCATTGATATGGTGTTCAACGTGAGAGAAACCACCGATGTGGCCGCCGTAAACCGGGTGCTGAAGGAAGCCGCAAACGGCCCTCTGAAAGGCATTCTTGGCTACACCGATGAACTGCTGGCCAGTTCCGACTTCAACCACGATGCCCATTCCGGTGTTGTGGACGGCGGCCAGACCCGGGTAACCCGGGGGAACATGGTAAAGCTGCTGGTCTGGTTTGATAACGAATGGGGATTTGCCAACCGGATGCTGGATGTAAGCCAGAGCTGGCTGGGGAAAACCGCAGAGGTTCAAGAGTGA
- the ahcY gene encoding adenosylhomocysteinase — MSNFEDYKVRDISLADWGRKEIKIAEGEMPALMALREKYKAEQPLKGANIMGCIHMTIQTAVLIETLIELGADVRWSSCNIFSTQDQAAAAIAAQNIPVFAWKGETDEEYDWCLERTIGADVEGWEPNMILDDGGDLTALLHEKHPEILANCHGVTEETTTGVHRLQEMLREGTLKVPAINVNDAVTKSKNDNKYGCRHSLNDAIKRGTDHLLAGKKALVIGYGDVGKGSAASLRQEGMIVKVTEADPICAMQACMDGYEVVSPYINGINTGTEASIDKALLQTTDLIVTTTGNMNVCDAHMLKALKSGAVVCNIGHFDNEIDTAYMRKNWEWDEVKPQVHVIYRDKAVNDHLILLSEGRLVNLGNATGHPSRIMDGSFANQVLAQMYLFERKFADLPEEARAKGVYVQVLPKHLDEEVARAMVEGFSGVITRMTPEQAQYIGVPVEGPYKPESYKY; from the coding sequence ATGAGCAACTTCGAAGACTATAAAGTCCGTGATATTTCCCTGGCAGACTGGGGCCGTAAAGAAATCAAGATTGCCGAAGGCGAAATGCCCGCCCTGATGGCGCTGCGTGAAAAGTACAAAGCTGAGCAGCCGCTGAAAGGCGCCAATATCATGGGCTGCATCCACATGACGATCCAGACAGCTGTACTGATCGAAACACTGATCGAGCTGGGAGCGGATGTGCGCTGGTCATCCTGCAACATCTTCTCCACCCAGGACCAGGCTGCTGCAGCCATCGCGGCCCAGAACATTCCGGTGTTTGCATGGAAAGGTGAGACCGACGAAGAATACGACTGGTGCCTTGAGCGCACTATCGGCGCCGACGTAGAAGGTTGGGAACCCAACATGATTCTGGATGACGGCGGCGATCTGACAGCCCTGCTCCATGAAAAACACCCGGAAATTCTGGCCAACTGCCACGGTGTGACCGAAGAAACCACCACCGGCGTCCACCGCCTGCAGGAAATGCTGCGCGAAGGCACCCTGAAGGTACCGGCCATCAACGTAAACGATGCGGTTACCAAATCGAAGAACGACAACAAGTACGGATGTCGTCACAGCCTTAACGACGCGATCAAGCGCGGCACCGATCACCTGCTGGCCGGCAAGAAAGCGCTGGTTATTGGCTACGGTGATGTAGGGAAAGGTTCTGCCGCCTCCCTGCGCCAGGAAGGCATGATTGTGAAAGTCACAGAAGCCGACCCTATTTGTGCCATGCAGGCCTGTATGGACGGTTACGAAGTGGTTTCTCCATACATCAACGGTATCAACACAGGTACTGAAGCCTCCATAGACAAAGCTCTGCTTCAGACCACTGATCTGATCGTCACCACTACCGGCAACATGAATGTGTGCGACGCGCACATGCTCAAGGCTCTGAAATCCGGCGCAGTTGTCTGCAACATCGGCCACTTCGACAATGAAATCGATACCGCCTATATGCGCAAGAACTGGGAATGGGACGAAGTTAAGCCTCAGGTTCACGTTATCTATCGCGACAAGGCCGTTAACGATCACCTGATTCTGCTTTCCGAAGGCCGTCTGGTGAACCTGGGCAATGCCACTGGCCACCCCTCACGGATCATGGACGGCTCTTTTGCCAACCAGGTTCTGGCTCAGATGTACCTGTTCGAGCGCAAGTTCGCAGATCTGCCGGAAGAAGCCCGAGCCAAAGGTGTTTATGTGCAGGTTCTGCCCAAGCACCTGGATGAAGAAGTGGCCCGTGCCATGGTTGAGGGATTCAGCGGTGTGATCACCAGGATGACCCCGGAACAGGCACAATACATTGGCGTACCGGTCGAAGGCCCGTACAAGCCAGAAAGCTACAAATACTGA
- the tkt gene encoding transketolase, producing MPSRKDLANAIRALSMDAVQKAKSGHPGAPMGMADIAEVLWNDYLSHNPANPQWANRDRFVLSNGHGSMLQYSLLHLSGYDVSIDDLKNFRQLHSKTPGHPEYGYTPGVETTTGPLGQGIANAVGFALAEKTLAAQFNRSGHEVVDHYTYAFLGDGCLMEGISHEVCSLAGTLGLGKLIMFYDDNGISIDGEVEGWFTDNTPQRFESYGWQVIPKVDGHDADAIRAAVEAGRANTEQPTLICCKTIIGFGSPNKQGKEDCHGAPLGDDEIALTREALGWTYGPFEIPADIYEAWNAKDKGASAESAWNETFAAYEKAEPELAAELKRRMAGDLPADFSEKAQAYIQECQDNSETIASRKASQNTLNAYGPLLPELLGGSADLAGSNLTIWSGCKGVSKNDASGNYIYYGVREFGMAAIMNGIALHGGFVPYGATFLIFMEYCRNAVRMAALMKQRSIYVFTHDSIGLGEDGPTHQPVEQLASLRTTPNMSTWRPADAVESAVAWKSALERKDGPTAMIFSRQNLPAQARDAQQLADVAKGAYVLSDSEGTPDLILIATGSEIGLAQDSAAKLREQGKKVRVVSMPSTDVFDAQSAEYKQQVLPLEVTNRIAVEASIADYWYKYVGLDGRVVGMTTFGESAPAGELFKEFGFTVENILEVAAELLDA from the coding sequence ATGCCCTCTCGTAAAGATCTCGCCAACGCCATTCGCGCGCTGAGCATGGATGCGGTTCAGAAAGCCAAATCCGGCCACCCGGGTGCGCCCATGGGCATGGCTGATATCGCCGAGGTACTGTGGAACGATTACCTGAGCCACAACCCTGCTAATCCACAGTGGGCCAACCGCGACCGTTTTGTACTATCCAACGGCCACGGTTCCATGCTGCAGTACTCGCTGTTGCACCTGAGCGGCTACGACGTTTCCATCGACGACCTGAAAAACTTCCGCCAACTGCACTCTAAAACACCGGGCCACCCGGAATACGGTTACACCCCGGGTGTAGAAACCACCACCGGCCCGCTGGGGCAGGGCATTGCCAACGCAGTGGGTTTCGCACTGGCAGAGAAAACCCTGGCGGCGCAGTTCAACCGCTCCGGCCATGAGGTTGTTGATCACTACACCTACGCATTCCTGGGCGATGGCTGCCTCATGGAAGGCATCTCTCACGAAGTATGTTCACTGGCGGGCACTCTGGGCCTGGGCAAGCTGATCATGTTCTACGACGACAACGGCATCTCCATTGATGGCGAAGTTGAAGGCTGGTTTACCGACAACACACCGCAGCGCTTCGAATCCTACGGCTGGCAGGTAATCCCCAAGGTTGACGGCCATGATGCCGACGCCATCCGTGCCGCTGTTGAGGCTGGCCGTGCCAACACCGAACAGCCCACACTGATCTGCTGCAAAACCATCATCGGCTTCGGTTCACCCAATAAACAGGGTAAAGAAGATTGCCACGGCGCCCCGCTGGGTGATGATGAAATTGCACTGACCCGCGAAGCCCTGGGCTGGACTTACGGCCCGTTTGAGATTCCTGCCGACATCTACGAAGCCTGGAATGCTAAAGATAAGGGCGCCAGCGCCGAAAGCGCCTGGAACGAAACCTTTGCAGCATACGAAAAAGCCGAGCCGGAGCTGGCTGCTGAACTGAAGCGCCGCATGGCTGGTGATCTGCCTGCAGATTTCTCTGAAAAAGCTCAGGCTTACATTCAGGAATGTCAGGACAACAGCGAAACCATCGCCAGCCGCAAGGCTTCCCAGAACACCCTGAATGCCTACGGCCCGCTGCTGCCGGAACTGCTTGGCGGCTCTGCCGACCTGGCCGGTTCCAACCTCACTATCTGGAGTGGATGCAAAGGCGTGAGTAAAAACGATGCCAGCGGCAATTACATCTATTACGGTGTGCGTGAGTTCGGCATGGCAGCCATCATGAACGGCATCGCCCTGCACGGCGGTTTTGTACCATACGGCGCGACCTTCCTGATCTTTATGGAATACTGCCGTAACGCCGTGCGCATGGCCGCACTGATGAAGCAGCGTTCCATCTATGTTTTCACTCACGACTCTATTGGCCTGGGTGAAGATGGCCCGACTCACCAGCCGGTTGAACAGCTGGCCAGCCTGCGCACCACGCCGAACATGAGCACCTGGCGCCCGGCCGACGCCGTAGAATCTGCCGTTGCCTGGAAAAGCGCTCTGGAACGCAAAGACGGCCCCACGGCCATGATCTTCTCCCGCCAGAACCTGCCTGCCCAGGCCCGTGACGCGCAACAGTTGGCGGATGTGGCTAAAGGCGCCTACGTGCTGAGCGACAGCGAAGGCACACCGGATCTCATCCTGATTGCCACCGGCTCGGAAATAGGCCTGGCACAGGACAGCGCTGCCAAACTGCGGGAGCAGGGCAAGAAAGTTCGCGTTGTATCCATGCCATCTACTGATGTATTCGATGCCCAGAGCGCCGAGTACAAGCAGCAGGTGCTGCCCCTGGAAGTTACCAACCGTATCGCCGTCGAAGCCTCGATTGCAGATTACTGGTACAAGTATGTGGGCCTGGACGGTCGCGTTGTGGGCATGACCACCTTTGGTGAATCTGCTCCTGCCGGCGAGCTGTTCAAAGAGTTCGGCTTTACCGTAGAGAACATCCTTGAAGTGGCTGCGGAACTGCTGGACGCCTGA
- the metF gene encoding methylenetetrahydrofolate reductase [NAD(P)H] — protein MQSQKQFKRRFSFEFFPPKTDQGKEKLQVVRDQLAGVNPDFFSVTFGAGGSTRDRTIETVLNLHQQGISTAPHLSCVGGTREEISELLDLYKENGINRIVALRGDMPSGMGASGEMRYANELVEFIREHSGDHFNLEVAAYPEFHPQARNAEEDLKNFARKVEAGANSAITQYFFNPESYFYFIDRLEKMGVTIPVVPGIMPIVNFSSLVRFSDMCGSEIPRWIRKQLEAYGDDSVSIRKFGEEVITRMCEKLLEAGAPGLHFYTLNQAEPSISIWKNLGISEREKIAF, from the coding sequence ATGCAATCCCAAAAACAGTTCAAGCGCCGTTTCAGCTTTGAGTTCTTTCCACCCAAGACAGACCAGGGCAAGGAAAAACTCCAGGTGGTGCGTGATCAGCTTGCCGGGGTGAATCCGGATTTTTTCTCGGTCACCTTCGGTGCGGGCGGTTCCACCCGGGATCGCACCATTGAAACCGTGCTCAACCTGCACCAGCAGGGCATTTCTACTGCACCTCATCTCTCCTGCGTCGGTGGTACGCGGGAAGAGATATCGGAGCTTCTGGATCTGTATAAAGAGAATGGTATCAACCGGATTGTCGCCCTTCGGGGTGACATGCCTTCCGGTATGGGTGCATCTGGCGAAATGCGTTATGCCAATGAGTTGGTTGAATTCATCCGCGAGCACAGTGGCGACCATTTCAACCTGGAAGTAGCGGCCTACCCGGAGTTCCATCCCCAGGCCCGCAATGCCGAAGAAGATCTGAAAAACTTCGCCCGCAAGGTAGAAGCCGGCGCCAACAGCGCCATTACCCAGTACTTCTTCAACCCGGAAAGCTACTTCTACTTTATTGACCGGCTGGAAAAGATGGGGGTCACCATTCCGGTGGTGCCGGGCATCATGCCCATCGTCAATTTCTCCAGCCTGGTCCGGTTCTCGGACATGTGTGGCTCGGAAATCCCCCGCTGGATCCGCAAGCAGCTGGAGGCCTACGGAGATGACAGTGTCAGCATCCGCAAGTTCGGCGAGGAAGTGATCACCCGCATGTGTGAAAAACTGCTGGAAGCCGGCGCCCCGGGGCTGCATTTTTACACTCTGAACCAGGCTGAACCCAGCATCAGCATCTGGAAAAACCTTGGGATCAGTGAGCGCGAAAAAATCGCATTCTGA
- a CDS encoding metalloregulator ArsR/SmtB family transcription factor, with the protein MTSLNAHANQISSVDVLAPIFKASGDPLRLEILRVLRRDTFGVLELSQLFDMRQSGMSHHLKVMHKAGLVEPQREGNSIFYRRPLHLDNDKPTDLTIRQIFEAVDRAPLPAHLQEKIESIRNQRADQSQAFFSRHSDQFREQQELIAAFDLYAVPVADMIRKRTRKHQWQTALEIGPGEGGFLPVLSELSDHVVALDNSRDMLAKATRTCIDQRLNNVDLIEGITDTLLARGDAFDLVVANMVLHHVPSPADIFLDAAALMNNGGCLVISDLCSHDQNWAKDNCGDLWLGFEPEELTAWAVAAGLKSGEQLFIGLRNGFQIQVREFWKTQLPLR; encoded by the coding sequence ATGACAAGTTTGAATGCACACGCTAACCAAATATCCTCCGTGGACGTCCTTGCCCCTATCTTCAAGGCAAGCGGTGATCCTCTGCGCCTGGAGATTTTGCGTGTGCTGCGGCGCGATACATTTGGTGTGCTGGAGCTCAGCCAGCTGTTCGATATGCGCCAGTCGGGCATGAGCCACCACCTGAAGGTAATGCACAAGGCAGGTCTGGTAGAGCCGCAGCGCGAAGGCAACTCAATTTTTTACCGCCGCCCGCTGCACCTGGATAACGACAAGCCGACAGATCTGACTATCCGCCAGATTTTTGAAGCCGTAGACCGCGCACCTTTACCCGCGCATCTGCAGGAAAAAATTGAATCTATCCGCAACCAGCGTGCGGATCAGTCGCAGGCATTTTTCTCCCGGCATTCAGATCAGTTCCGGGAGCAGCAGGAGCTGATCGCTGCATTTGATCTCTACGCAGTGCCAGTGGCCGACATGATCCGGAAGCGGACACGCAAACACCAGTGGCAGACAGCTCTGGAAATCGGGCCGGGTGAAGGTGGTTTCCTGCCCGTGTTATCCGAGCTTAGTGACCATGTTGTCGCACTGGATAACAGTCGGGACATGCTGGCCAAGGCCACCCGGACCTGCATTGACCAGCGCCTTAACAATGTCGATCTGATAGAAGGAATAACCGACACACTGCTGGCCCGCGGGGACGCGTTTGATCTGGTAGTGGCCAATATGGTGCTGCACCACGTACCCAGTCCTGCAGATATTTTTCTGGATGCAGCGGCGTTGATGAATAACGGCGGTTGTCTGGTGATCAGCGACCTGTGCAGCCACGATCAGAACTGGGCAAAAGATAACTGCGGCGACCTCTGGCTTGGTTTCGAGCCGGAAGAGCTAACCGCCTGGGCAGTAGCAGCGGGCCTCAAATCTGGTGAGCAACTATTTATCGGGTTGCGTAACGGTTTCCAGATCCAGGTCAGAGAATTCTGGAAAACCCAATTGCCATTGAGATGA
- a CDS encoding phosphoglycerate kinase — protein MAIKKMTDLNLAGKRVLIREDLNVPVKNGVISSDARIRASLPTIKAARDAGAKVMLMSHLGRPEEGVYDEASSMKPVADYLTGVLGQEVRLIKDYLGGVDVADGEVVLFENVRFNKGEKKDDETLAKQYAALCNIYVMDAFGTAHRAQASTHGVARFAPEACAGPLLAAELEALGKALDNPAKPVVAIVGGAKVSTKLDVLNALEKVCDQIIVGGGIANTFLAAAGHPVGKSLCEHELLDTARDIASRVNIPLPVDVVVASEFAENATATIRNISDVTEDDMILDVGPETAGQFAELLKNAKTILWNGPVGVFEFDQFGNGTKTLAEAIAESDAFSLAGGGDTVAAVDKYGIADKISYISTGGGAFLEFVEGKVLPAVAVLEERGA, from the coding sequence ATGGCCATCAAAAAAATGACCGACCTGAACCTCGCTGGCAAGCGGGTTCTGATCCGCGAAGACCTCAACGTGCCGGTAAAAAACGGCGTGATTTCCAGCGATGCCCGCATTCGCGCATCCCTGCCGACCATCAAGGCAGCCAGAGATGCCGGTGCCAAAGTTATGCTGATGTCCCATCTGGGCCGCCCGGAAGAAGGCGTATACGACGAAGCCTCCTCCATGAAGCCGGTTGCTGATTACCTCACCGGAGTGCTGGGCCAGGAAGTGCGCCTGATTAAAGATTACCTCGGTGGCGTTGACGTTGCCGACGGCGAAGTTGTGCTGTTCGAGAATGTTCGCTTCAACAAAGGTGAAAAGAAAGACGATGAAACCCTGGCAAAGCAATACGCTGCCCTGTGCAACATCTACGTGATGGACGCCTTCGGCACAGCCCACCGTGCCCAGGCATCTACCCACGGCGTAGCCCGCTTTGCACCGGAAGCCTGCGCAGGCCCACTGCTGGCTGCGGAACTGGAAGCCCTGGGCAAAGCCCTGGATAACCCGGCCAAACCGGTTGTGGCCATTGTTGGTGGCGCCAAAGTCTCTACCAAACTCGACGTGCTCAACGCCCTCGAAAAAGTGTGTGACCAGATCATCGTAGGCGGCGGCATCGCCAACACCTTCCTGGCTGCAGCTGGCCACCCCGTTGGCAAATCCCTGTGCGAACACGAACTGCTGGATACAGCCAGGGACATCGCCTCCCGGGTTAACATCCCGCTGCCGGTCGACGTAGTGGTTGCCAGCGAATTTGCGGAAAATGCCACAGCCACCATCCGGAACATCTCCGACGTGACTGAAGACGATATGATCCTCGACGTAGGCCCGGAAACCGCAGGCCAGTTCGCGGAACTGCTCAAGAACGCCAAAACCATTCTGTGGAATGGCCCCGTAGGCGTGTTTGAGTTTGATCAGTTTGGCAACGGCACTAAAACCCTGGCCGAAGCCATCGCCGAGAGCGATGCTTTTTCTCTGGCTGGCGGCGGCGACACAGTTGCAGCCGTTGACAAATACGGCATAGCTGACAAGATCTCTTATATTTCCACTGGTGGTGGAGCCTTCCTGGAATTTGTGGAAGGTAAAGTCCTGCCGGCCGTTGCCGTGCTGGAAGAACGCGGCGCGTAG
- a CDS encoding amino acid ABC transporter permease, with product MESQFQFDWQAAIDSIPFLIKGIPYTLMISFGGLIIGFALGILFGLLSINKKWFLKWPATAYIEIFRGTPILVQVLFIFYGLPDLIGGPIDPLTAGIAAIALNSGAYISEVVRGGVQSIAKGQTEAGLSLGLSRTQTFWSIVWPQAFRRMIPPLGNQAIVSIKDTSLFSVIGVGELVRQGQVYIASTFTAFEVYFVVAIMYLAITLSLSMILRLVERRGLASV from the coding sequence GTGGAATCCCAGTTCCAATTTGACTGGCAAGCAGCCATCGACTCTATTCCCTTCCTGATCAAGGGAATACCTTACACCCTGATGATTTCTTTTGGCGGCCTGATTATCGGCTTTGCCCTCGGCATCCTTTTTGGCCTGTTGAGCATCAACAAAAAGTGGTTCCTGAAATGGCCTGCAACGGCCTATATAGAAATCTTTCGTGGTACCCCGATTCTGGTTCAGGTTCTGTTTATCTTTTACGGCCTGCCCGATCTGATCGGCGGCCCTATTGATCCTCTGACCGCGGGTATTGCCGCGATCGCCCTGAACTCGGGTGCCTATATTTCTGAAGTGGTACGTGGTGGCGTTCAGTCCATCGCCAAGGGACAGACCGAAGCCGGGCTTTCCCTGGGCCTTTCCCGTACTCAGACATTCTGGTCCATCGTATGGCCCCAGGCCTTCCGGCGCATGATCCCGCCGCTTGGAAACCAGGCCATTGTCAGCATCAAGGACACCTCACTGTTCTCGGTTATTGGCGTCGGCGAACTTGTCCGCCAGGGCCAGGTTTACATTGCCAGCACCTTCACCGCCTTTGAGGTGTATTTTGTGGTCGCGATCATGTATCTGGCCATCACCCTCTCCCTGTCAATGATTCTTCGCCTGGTTGAACGGCGTGGACTGGCCTCTGTCTGA
- a CDS encoding transporter substrate-binding domain-containing protein — MSTKWLKTLGTGLALTVAVSTVSAETLRVATDPSFVPFEMLDQETGEMIGFDMEIIAEVAQRAGFEYDVNTMDFNGIIPALQTGNVDIAIAGITITDEREKIVDFSDPYYDSGLRILVRQDNNEVTEISDLEGLKIGSKIGSTSYDFLKKNLDKNDGVTPYPGSSDMYMALMSRAVDAVFYDAPNVGYFARTKGEGKVKTVGTLYEGQQYGIALKNGSEWVDEVNEALASMKEDGTYKTIYEKWFGPMPEGK; from the coding sequence ATGAGCACGAAATGGCTGAAAACACTGGGCACTGGCCTGGCACTTACCGTCGCCGTCAGCACGGTTAGCGCTGAAACCCTGCGAGTAGCTACAGACCCAAGCTTCGTTCCGTTCGAAATGCTGGACCAGGAAACCGGAGAGATGATCGGTTTCGACATGGAAATAATCGCTGAAGTCGCTCAGCGCGCCGGCTTTGAATACGACGTGAATACCATGGATTTCAACGGCATCATCCCCGCCCTGCAAACAGGCAACGTGGATATCGCCATTGCCGGTATTACCATTACCGACGAGCGTGAAAAAATCGTTGATTTCTCTGACCCCTACTACGATTCCGGCTTGCGGATTCTGGTTCGTCAGGACAACAATGAAGTAACGGAAATATCCGATCTTGAAGGCCTGAAGATCGGCTCAAAAATCGGCAGTACCAGTTACGACTTCCTGAAGAAAAACCTGGACAAGAACGACGGCGTAACGCCCTACCCAGGCAGCTCTGACATGTATATGGCTCTGATGTCCCGTGCAGTCGACGCAGTATTCTACGACGCCCCGAACGTTGGCTATTTCGCCCGTACAAAGGGTGAAGGTAAAGTCAAAACCGTTGGCACACTTTACGAAGGCCAGCAGTATGGCATCGCGCTGAAAAATGGCAGTGAGTGGGTTGACGAAGTGAATGAAGCTCTCGCCTCCATGAAAGAAGACGGAACCTACAAAACCATCTACGAAAAGTGGTTTGGCCCGATGCCTGAAGGCAAGTAA